The following coding sequences are from one Dreissena polymorpha isolate Duluth1 chromosome 8, UMN_Dpol_1.0, whole genome shotgun sequence window:
- the LOC127840543 gene encoding translation initiation factor IF-2-like, with translation MAHFLDMPRKKTWKVSQARQDVLRRQAQEGHSDSQLIAADSEGVSHISDGGLAHSHKPSDAQGVSLKSDGGLARPQKPSDAFDVLSVSEMCLNSLIDLKMNLSDQCNKETKADFITEEENENFIPEFSKQRRKRDFCKQQEIEPIETVACKIRKTNDSMKTYMQSRRLSHQQQLTDRLLTKQCMTKLRQEPVRQEKERLMTKKSMRKARLVPERPKKEHSMTKESMRKARQKPERPEKERLMTKESMRKARQKPERPEKERLMTKESMRKARQVPERPEKERSMTKESMRKARQTPERPEKERLMTKESKRKARQVPGRPEKERYMTKNSIRKARQNP, from the exons ATGGCTCA TTTCCTTGATATGCCTCGGAAGAAGACCTGGAAAGTTTCACAAGCAAGGCAGGATGTTCTCCGGAGGCAGGCTCAAGAGGGCCATTCAGACTCTCAGTTGATAGCCGCTGATTCAGAGGGCGTATCTCATATATCAGATGGCGGGCTTGCCCACTCACACAAACCATCTGATGCTCAGGGCGTATCTTTGAAATCAGACGGCGGCCTTGCCCGGCCCCAGAAGCCATctgatgcttttgatgttttgaGCGTTTCTGAGATGTGTCTGAACTCTTTAATTGATTTGAAAATGAATTTGTCTGATCAATGCAACAAAGAAACCAAAGCAGATTTCATTACAGAAGAGGAAAATGAGAATTTTATCCCAGAG TTTTCAAAACAGAGAAGGAAACGGGACTTCTGCAAACAGCAAGAGATAGAACCTATAGAaacagttgcatgcaaaatacgAAAAACAAATGATTCTATGAAAACCTATATGCAGTCACGACGATTAAGTCATCAACAGCAGTTGACAGATAGATTGTTGACAAAACAGTGTATGACAAAATTAAGGCAGGAGCCTGTAAGACAAGAGAAAGAGCGGCTTATGACCAAAAAATCGATGAGAAAAGCAAGGCTGGTGCCTGAAAGACCAAAGAAAGAGCACTCTATGACCAAAGAATCAATGAGAAAAGCAAGGCAGAAGCCTGAAAGACCAGAGAAAGAGCGGCTTATGACTAAAGAATCAATGAGAAAAGCAAGGCAGAAGCCTGAAAGACCAGAGAAAGAGCGGCTTATGACAAAAGAATCAATGAGAAAAGCAAGGCAGGTGCCTGAAAGACCAGAGAAAGAGCGCTCTATGACCAAAGAATCAATGAGAAAAGCAAGGCAGACGCCTGAAAGACCAGAGAAAGAGCGGCTTATGACTAAAGAATCAAAGAGAAAAGCAAGGCAGGTGCCCGGAAGACCAGAGAAAGAGCGATATATGACCAAAAACTCAATAAGGAAAGCAAGGCAGAATCCTTAA